The following proteins are co-located in the Methanomicrobiales archaeon genome:
- a CDS encoding glycosyltransferase translates to MSAGRAADGAGGWLQVPARRRAAPSGARATGNPGSGGRHGKTPALPRVFGEPPPAGAGESRARIGMNRTAAERYRGRGSGGGGRGAFITVLSSAVVLLLFLVLVRDTYSALFLSAYPPVSRIFSAILVACLFFVALEFVSYGDNLLRSMLIYRGGFQSPGPSRNPSPPVAVFIPVYNEDPSLVETCLKTCKGIEWPDLRIYLLDDSTNAEMGESNERFCRSLGVARITRQHRRGFKAGAINDAIPMLGEEVQYLLVLDVDQRVTPKFLRDLVPILEKDGDLSYLQLPQYFHSRNGNALATCYSYHQHLYNKHICRGLHVQDAVLLTGTNCLFRLSHLRAIGGMDESCITEDVATTFVYLTRGYRGAFLDAIYAEGVPPPSLAAYYTQQMRWAYGNTQHFKTVVRTFFKNPKVLSVSQWLAFVMTELSYLLGLVNPILLLFPAVILLFNVRLVPVILPTFFAPILVLVLGVQYYTSIAERRYRLLDLLKSQAILASISFIYARAILYVLMGKNLGFSVTPKTPGRTAGSSFGVHTMVLVSFFGISIVSSAMGIWRLISGVSSAQVPVALFWALYSLGILLTFLRIHLQDAERARRAGAAA, encoded by the coding sequence ATGAGTGCAGGCAGGGCGGCAGACGGGGCGGGGGGATGGCTGCAGGTTCCCGCACGGAGGAGGGCAGCCCCGTCCGGGGCGAGGGCAACCGGGAATCCCGGCAGCGGGGGACGGCACGGCAAAACCCCTGCGCTTCCCCGGGTATTCGGGGAGCCGCCGCCGGCCGGCGCCGGAGAGTCGAGGGCACGGATCGGTATGAATCGAACGGCCGCTGAACGTTACCGCGGGAGGGGATCGGGGGGAGGCGGCAGGGGGGCGTTCATCACCGTCCTCTCCTCCGCGGTTGTCCTCCTTCTGTTCCTCGTCCTGGTCCGGGATACCTATTCCGCCCTGTTCCTGTCCGCCTATCCCCCGGTCAGCCGGATCTTCTCGGCCATCCTGGTCGCGTGCCTCTTCTTCGTCGCTCTGGAGTTCGTCAGCTACGGGGACAATCTCCTACGGTCCATGCTCATATACCGTGGCGGATTCCAGAGCCCGGGGCCGTCCAGGAACCCCTCCCCGCCCGTTGCCGTCTTCATTCCCGTCTACAACGAGGACCCCTCTCTGGTCGAGACATGCCTGAAGACCTGCAAAGGGATAGAGTGGCCCGATCTTCGCATCTATCTCCTCGACGATTCCACGAACGCGGAGATGGGAGAGTCCAACGAGCGTTTCTGCCGGAGCCTGGGCGTTGCACGGATAACCCGTCAGCATCGACGCGGATTCAAGGCCGGCGCGATCAACGATGCGATCCCGATGCTGGGAGAGGAGGTGCAGTACCTCCTGGTACTGGACGTCGATCAGCGGGTGACCCCGAAGTTCCTGCGGGATCTGGTGCCCATCCTGGAGAAGGACGGAGACCTCTCCTACCTGCAGCTCCCCCAGTACTTCCATTCCAGGAATGGCAACGCCCTGGCCACCTGCTACTCCTACCACCAGCACCTCTACAACAAGCATATCTGCCGCGGGCTCCACGTCCAGGATGCGGTGCTCCTGACGGGCACGAACTGCCTCTTCCGCCTGTCCCACCTGCGGGCGATCGGAGGCATGGATGAGTCCTGCATCACCGAGGATGTGGCGACCACCTTCGTCTACCTCACGCGGGGGTACCGGGGTGCATTCCTGGACGCCATCTACGCCGAAGGAGTCCCGCCGCCCTCGCTTGCGGCATACTACACCCAGCAGATGCGCTGGGCGTACGGGAACACGCAGCATTTCAAGACGGTGGTCCGCACCTTCTTTAAAAATCCAAAGGTTCTCAGCGTCTCCCAGTGGCTGGCGTTCGTCATGACCGAACTGAGCTACCTGCTCGGTCTCGTCAACCCCATCCTGCTGCTCTTCCCGGCCGTCATCCTGCTCTTCAACGTGCGGCTGGTGCCCGTCATCCTGCCCACCTTCTTCGCCCCGATTCTGGTCCTGGTGCTGGGTGTCCAGTACTACACCAGCATTGCCGAGAGGCGGTACCGCCTCCTCGACCTCCTGAAGTCCCAGGCGATTCTGGCCAGCATCTCCTTCATCTACGCGCGGGCGATCCTGTACGTCCTCATGGGTAAGAATCTGGGTTTTTCCGTGACGCCCAAGACCCCGGGGCGGACCGCCGGGAGCAGCTTCGGCGTGCACACCATGGTGCTCGTCTCCTTCTTCGGGATCAGCATCGTCTCCAGCGCGATGGGGATATGGAGGCTGATCAGCGGGGTGTCCAGCGCTCAGGTGCCCGTGGCGCTCTTCTGGGCGCTCTACTCCCTCGGGATCCTCCTGACGTTCCTCCGGATACATCTTCAGGATGCCGAGAGGGCCCGGCGGGCAGGGGCCGCCGCCTGA
- the glgP gene encoding alpha-glucan family phosphorylase, with translation MVVRDPLCGVPLRPEEAKFSAEVRGRTYYFCSEQHMRTFLEGQRIAYFSMEIGITSEIPTYSGGLGVLAGDTIRSSADLRIPMVAVSLVSRMGYLRQKLAESGEQLEYPDPWDPARYMRKLPESVRIVIEGRHVALNAWVTDLESPTGFVVPILLLDTDVEGNSPEDRTITHHLYGGDDLYRLKQAVVLGIGGVRMLEALGFRISKYHINEGQSGLLLLELLNRHGMDPDRVRDRCVFTTHTPVSSAFYIFPYALVETVLGDEYPLEQVKKYAGADTFNTTSLALNLSGYVNGVTRAHMEYSRRLFPGYYLRAVTNGVHPATWTSPPFRALFDRHIPGWANEPELLVRVDDIPREEIRSAHREAKRALLEYVRERDPAGMEERVLTLGFARRATAYKRAALIFSDLDRLREIQRRQPLQLIFAGKAHPRDLAGKQLIRDIHTYREELRGEMRIVYLENYSMDAAAKLTAGVDVWLNTPLPPFEASGTSGMKAAFNGVINFSVLDGWWIEGCVEGITGWAIGPDPREEIGLEERRRRERLDLYNKLEYLILPAFYRDGDAWASMMRNSIARIAYYFNSHRMMRRYASEAYL, from the coding sequence ATGGTCGTCAGGGATCCGCTCTGCGGCGTTCCGCTCAGGCCCGAGGAGGCGAAGTTCTCCGCCGAAGTCCGCGGGCGGACGTACTACTTCTGCAGCGAGCAGCACATGCGGACGTTCCTCGAGGGGCAGAGAATCGCCTACTTCTCCATGGAGATCGGGATCACGAGCGAGATCCCGACCTACAGCGGGGGGCTCGGCGTCCTCGCCGGGGACACCATCCGCTCGAGCGCCGATCTCCGCATACCCATGGTCGCCGTCTCGCTGGTCAGCCGCATGGGATACCTGCGCCAGAAGCTCGCCGAGAGCGGCGAGCAGCTGGAGTATCCCGATCCCTGGGATCCGGCCCGCTACATGCGGAAGCTCCCCGAATCCGTGCGGATCGTGATCGAGGGGCGGCACGTCGCGCTGAACGCGTGGGTGACCGACCTCGAGAGCCCGACGGGGTTCGTGGTCCCCATTCTCCTGCTGGACACCGATGTGGAGGGAAACAGCCCCGAAGACCGCACGATCACGCATCACCTCTACGGCGGCGACGATCTCTACCGCCTGAAGCAGGCGGTCGTACTCGGGATCGGCGGCGTGCGCATGCTCGAGGCACTCGGGTTCCGGATCTCGAAGTACCACATCAACGAGGGGCAGTCCGGGCTTCTCCTCCTGGAACTGCTGAATAGGCACGGGATGGATCCGGACAGGGTGAGGGATCGTTGTGTCTTCACCACGCATACGCCCGTCTCTTCGGCGTTCTACATCTTCCCCTACGCGCTGGTGGAAACCGTCCTCGGCGACGAGTATCCTCTCGAACAGGTGAAGAAGTACGCGGGGGCGGATACGTTCAACACCACCTCGCTCGCCCTGAACCTCTCCGGCTACGTGAACGGCGTGACGCGGGCGCACATGGAGTACTCCCGCAGGCTCTTCCCGGGTTACTACCTGCGGGCGGTCACCAACGGCGTCCACCCAGCCACATGGACGTCCCCGCCCTTCCGCGCTCTCTTCGACCGCCACATACCGGGATGGGCGAACGAACCCGAACTGCTCGTCCGCGTGGACGACATACCCCGCGAGGAGATCCGCAGCGCCCATCGGGAGGCGAAGAGGGCTTTGCTGGAGTACGTCCGCGAGAGGGATCCTGCGGGGATGGAGGAGCGAGTGCTCACTCTGGGGTTCGCCCGCAGAGCGACCGCATACAAACGGGCCGCCCTGATCTTCTCGGATCTGGACCGGCTCCGCGAGATCCAGCGGAGGCAGCCGCTTCAGCTGATCTTCGCCGGCAAGGCGCATCCCCGCGACCTGGCCGGCAAACAGCTGATCCGTGACATCCACACCTACAGGGAGGAGCTGAGAGGCGAGATGCGGATCGTATACCTGGAGAACTACAGCATGGATGCCGCCGCGAAGCTGACGGCCGGCGTGGACGTCTGGCTGAACACGCCCCTGCCACCCTTCGAGGCATCCGGTACGAGCGGCATGAAGGCGGCGTTCAACGGGGTGATCAACTTCAGCGTACTCGACGGCTGGTGGATCGAGGGCTGCGTGGAGGGGATCACGGGCTGGGCGATCGGGCCCGATCCGAGGGAGGAGATCGGGCTGGAGGAGAGGAGGAGGCGGGAGCGGCTGGATCTCTACAACAAACTCGAGTACCTCATCCTGCCCGCGTTCTACCGGGATGGGGACGCATGGGCGTCCATGATGCGGAATTCGATTGCCAGGATCGCCTACTACTTCAACTCCCACCGCATGATGCGGCGGTATGCGAGCGAGGCCTACCTGTAG
- a CDS encoding cupredoxin domain-containing protein: MAPDLSGARSAAAAAKSATIALVARDMAFSLERIPVPAGALVSIEFENRDEGVPHNFALYENESAEDPLFVGEIVSSPAAITYVFEAPDYRGDFFFRCDVHPTLMRGRFVTV; the protein is encoded by the coding sequence ATGGCTCCCGATCTGTCCGGGGCGCGGTCGGCCGCTGCAGCCGCGAAGAGCGCGACCATCGCCCTCGTCGCCCGGGACATGGCATTCAGCCTGGAGCGGATCCCGGTTCCCGCCGGGGCGCTGGTCAGCATCGAGTTCGAGAACCGCGACGAGGGCGTCCCCCATAACTTCGCCCTGTACGAGAACGAGTCCGCGGAGGATCCTCTCTTCGTCGGCGAAATCGTGAGCAGCCCGGCAGCGATCACCTACGTCTTCGAGGCTCCGGATTACCGCGGGGACTTCTTCTTCCGCTGCGACGTCCACCCCACCCTGATGCGGGGGCGGTTCGTCACGGTATAG
- the ppsA gene encoding phosphoenolpyruvate synthase produces MDGSTYILWFREIGIGDLPRVGGKNASLGEMYRALAGQGVKIPNGFAITAGAYWHVLESGGILDDLREAMRGIDKSDVADLARRGKRARDLILSAGLPPDLREEIRAAYDLLSGEYGPEPDVAVRSSATAEDLPTASFAGQQETFLNIRGYQALMEACLKCFASLFTDRAISYRIDNNFDHFRVALSVGVQKMVRSDLASSGVIFTLDTESGFRDVVYITGSYGLGENVVQGAVNPDEFYVFKPTLRRGYRPIVRRHLGEKRIKMVYSVGETKTLTRNVEVPPADQRRYCISDDEVLELARCAIVIEDHYSRKAGTDRPMDIEWAKDGESGELFIVQARPETVQSRRSMDELRFYRLERTGAVLARGKSVGEKIAAGRARVIGSVEQLSSFRPGEILVANTTTPDWEPVMSSAAAIVTNLGGRTSHAAIVSRELGIPAVVGTQDATERIRTAQEATVSCAGGEEGIVYEGILPFRVETVSLRHLPRPRTEIQMNLGNPDVAFSHSFIPNDGVGLARMEFIITSSIQIHPMALVHPERVGDERVRERIEDLTFGYANREEYFVEKLAEGVGTIAAAFYPRPVVVRMSDFKTNEYASLLGGAWFEPEEANPMIGFRGAARYYDERYAEGFALECRAMKRVRETMGLTNLIIMIPFVRRVEEGMRVLQEMEKNGLKRGENGLQVYLMVEIPNNVLLIDEFSRHFDGFSIGSNDLTQLTLGVDRDSAVLAQEFDERDPGVLKLMARAVAGAKRNGRHAGICGEAPGTYPEIAEFLVREGIDSISVNPDSVMKVTLQAVEVEREMREKGGEPFGTAEPARTA; encoded by the coding sequence ATGGACGGGAGCACGTATATCCTGTGGTTCCGCGAGATCGGCATCGGGGATCTCCCCCGGGTCGGGGGCAAGAACGCATCGCTCGGCGAGATGTACCGCGCGTTGGCGGGTCAGGGGGTGAAGATACCGAACGGCTTCGCGATCACGGCCGGGGCCTACTGGCACGTGCTCGAGTCGGGCGGAATCCTGGACGACCTCCGGGAGGCGATGCGGGGTATCGACAAGAGCGACGTCGCGGATCTGGCGCGGCGGGGGAAACGGGCACGGGACCTGATCCTCTCTGCCGGACTGCCGCCCGATCTCCGGGAGGAGATCCGCGCCGCCTACGACCTCCTGAGCGGGGAGTACGGCCCGGAGCCGGACGTGGCGGTGCGGAGTTCTGCCACTGCGGAGGATCTTCCCACGGCCTCGTTCGCCGGCCAGCAGGAGACCTTTCTGAACATCCGGGGCTACCAGGCCCTGATGGAGGCCTGTCTCAAGTGTTTCGCGTCGCTCTTCACGGATCGGGCCATCTCCTACCGCATCGACAACAACTTCGACCACTTCCGGGTCGCCCTCTCCGTCGGCGTCCAGAAGATGGTGCGCTCCGACCTGGCCTCGAGCGGGGTGATCTTCACCCTCGACACCGAGAGCGGCTTCCGGGACGTGGTCTATATCACCGGGTCCTACGGTCTCGGGGAGAATGTCGTCCAGGGTGCGGTGAACCCGGACGAGTTCTACGTCTTCAAGCCGACGCTCCGCCGGGGATACCGCCCGATCGTCCGCAGGCACCTGGGGGAGAAGCGGATCAAGATGGTCTACAGCGTCGGGGAGACGAAGACGCTCACGCGAAACGTGGAGGTGCCGCCGGCGGACCAGAGGCGCTACTGCATCAGCGACGACGAGGTGCTGGAGCTCGCCCGGTGCGCCATCGTCATCGAGGACCACTACTCGCGGAAGGCCGGCACCGATAGGCCGATGGACATCGAGTGGGCGAAGGACGGGGAGAGCGGGGAGCTGTTCATCGTCCAGGCACGCCCGGAGACGGTACAGTCCCGGCGGAGCATGGATGAACTCCGCTTCTACCGGCTGGAGCGGACGGGAGCGGTGCTCGCCAGGGGCAAGAGCGTCGGCGAGAAGATCGCCGCGGGGCGCGCCCGTGTGATCGGAAGCGTGGAGCAGCTCTCTTCCTTCAGACCCGGCGAGATCCTGGTGGCGAACACCACCACGCCCGACTGGGAGCCGGTGATGAGCTCCGCGGCCGCCATCGTCACAAACCTGGGAGGGCGGACATCGCACGCGGCGATCGTGAGCCGGGAGCTCGGGATTCCCGCGGTCGTCGGGACGCAGGACGCGACGGAGCGGATCCGCACCGCACAGGAGGCGACGGTGAGCTGTGCCGGGGGGGAGGAGGGGATCGTGTACGAGGGCATCCTCCCCTTCCGGGTCGAGACCGTCAGCCTGCGGCACCTGCCACGCCCGCGGACGGAGATCCAGATGAACCTGGGGAATCCGGACGTCGCGTTCTCCCACTCGTTCATCCCGAACGACGGCGTCGGCCTGGCGCGGATGGAGTTCATCATCACGAGCTCCATCCAGATCCACCCGATGGCCCTCGTTCACCCCGAGCGGGTCGGGGACGAGCGGGTGCGGGAACGGATCGAGGACCTCACCTTCGGCTACGCCAACCGGGAGGAGTACTTCGTCGAGAAGCTGGCCGAGGGGGTGGGAACCATCGCGGCAGCCTTCTACCCTCGCCCGGTGGTGGTGCGGATGAGTGACTTCAAGACGAATGAGTATGCCAGCCTTCTGGGCGGGGCCTGGTTCGAGCCGGAGGAGGCCAATCCGATGATCGGGTTCCGAGGCGCCGCACGCTACTACGACGAGCGGTACGCGGAGGGGTTCGCCCTGGAGTGCAGGGCGATGAAGCGCGTGCGGGAGACGATGGGCCTGACGAACCTGATCATCATGATCCCCTTCGTGCGGCGGGTGGAGGAGGGCATGCGGGTCCTGCAGGAGATGGAGAAGAACGGGCTGAAGAGGGGCGAGAACGGCCTGCAGGTCTACCTCATGGTCGAGATCCCGAACAACGTCCTCTTGATCGACGAGTTCTCGCGCCACTTCGACGGGTTCTCCATCGGCAGCAACGACCTCACCCAGCTGACGCTGGGGGTCGACCGCGACTCGGCGGTCCTGGCCCAAGAGTTCGACGAACGGGATCCGGGGGTGCTGAAGCTGATGGCCCGGGCGGTCGCGGGAGCGAAGCGGAACGGCCGCCACGCCGGCATCTGCGGGGAGGCCCCCGGAACCTACCCCGAGATCGCGGAGTTCCTGGTGCGGGAGGGGATCGACTCCATCTCGGTGAATCCGGACTCCGTGATGAAGGTGACGCTGCAGGCGGTGGAGGTGGAAAGGGAGATGCGGGAGAAGGGGGGAGAGCCGTTCGGCACGGCCGAACCCGCCAGAACCGCCTGA
- the thsA gene encoding thermosome subunit alpha: MGQQPGELILPEGTSRERGREAQSTNIAAAKAVARAVRTTLGPQGMDKMLVSSGGDVTITNDGATILQGMDIEHPAARMMVEVARAQDAEAGDGTTTAVVIAGELLDRAEDLLDQDIHATIIADGYRQAADRARECLQECAVRVSPDDRPMLERIARSAITGKSAEFARDRLIELVVRAVPMVAEEDGALDPENVRIVKRVGGSTGDTSLVEGLTIEKERAHPRMPARVEDARILLLNAPLEVRKTEVEGGIRITQPGDLPAFLEQEEATIRTLVDAVAGSGADVVFCQKGIDESARYLLGGAGILGVQRVKKSDMDGLVRATGGHLVTSLGGIGEGDLGHAALVEEREVGGERLIFVEKCRNPGTVTLLARGGTAHVADEIERVLHDAVRVVADVIEDGRIVGGGGAPEMEIAVRLRDHAASVGGRTRLAIDAFADSVEVIPRTLAENAGLDPIDVLVELRAAHERGEAAAGLDVEGGRPGDMLEAGVVDPLRVKTQAIASAAEAAALILQIDDVIAARREEGAAR; the protein is encoded by the coding sequence ATGGGCCAGCAGCCAGGGGAACTCATTCTCCCCGAAGGCACGTCCCGGGAGCGGGGCAGGGAGGCGCAGAGCACCAACATCGCCGCGGCGAAGGCGGTCGCCCGCGCCGTCCGCACGACCCTGGGGCCGCAGGGTATGGACAAGATGCTCGTCAGCTCGGGCGGGGACGTCACGATCACGAACGACGGCGCGACCATCCTGCAGGGGATGGATATCGAGCACCCCGCCGCCAGGATGATGGTCGAGGTGGCCAGAGCCCAGGATGCGGAGGCGGGGGACGGCACGACCACCGCCGTGGTGATCGCCGGCGAGCTGCTGGACAGAGCGGAGGATCTGCTCGACCAGGACATCCACGCCACGATCATCGCGGACGGATATCGGCAGGCTGCGGACAGGGCGAGGGAGTGCCTGCAGGAGTGCGCGGTCCGCGTGTCGCCCGACGACCGCCCGATGCTGGAGAGGATCGCCCGTTCCGCCATCACCGGGAAGAGCGCCGAGTTCGCACGGGATCGCCTGATCGAGCTCGTCGTCCGGGCGGTGCCGATGGTGGCCGAGGAGGATGGGGCGCTGGATCCGGAGAACGTGCGCATCGTGAAACGGGTCGGCGGGTCCACCGGTGACACCTCCCTTGTCGAGGGGCTGACCATCGAGAAAGAGCGCGCCCATCCCCGGATGCCGGCGAGGGTGGAGGACGCCCGGATCCTGCTCCTCAACGCCCCCCTCGAGGTGCGGAAGACCGAGGTCGAGGGCGGGATCCGCATCACGCAGCCCGGAGACCTGCCGGCGTTCCTGGAGCAGGAGGAGGCGACGATCCGCACTCTTGTGGACGCCGTGGCGGGGAGCGGGGCAGACGTGGTCTTCTGCCAGAAGGGGATCGACGAATCCGCACGTTACCTCCTGGGCGGAGCCGGTATCCTGGGCGTGCAGCGGGTCAAAAAGAGCGATATGGACGGACTGGTGCGGGCGACCGGCGGGCATCTCGTCACCAGCCTCGGCGGTATCGGCGAGGGGGACCTCGGCCATGCCGCCCTCGTGGAGGAGAGGGAGGTGGGCGGGGAGAGGCTGATCTTCGTGGAGAAGTGCAGGAACCCCGGGACCGTGACGCTGCTCGCGAGGGGCGGCACCGCGCACGTGGCGGACGAGATCGAGCGCGTGCTGCACGATGCCGTGCGGGTGGTTGCGGACGTGATCGAGGATGGGCGGATCGTGGGGGGCGGGGGTGCGCCGGAGATGGAGATCGCCGTGCGGCTCCGCGACCACGCCGCCTCGGTCGGCGGACGCACCCGGCTCGCTATCGACGCCTTCGCCGACTCCGTTGAGGTCATCCCCCGCACTCTCGCCGAGAATGCGGGCCTCGACCCCATCGACGTGCTCGTCGAGCTCCGCGCCGCGCACGAGCGGGGCGAGGCGGCAGCGGGACTCGACGTCGAGGGCGGGCGGCCCGGGGACATGCTGGAGGCGGGCGTCGTCGATCCTCTCCGCGTGAAGACGCAGGCCATCGCGAGCGCCGCCGAGGCTGCCGCCCTGATCCTCCAGATCGACGACGTGATCGCCGCCCGTCGGGAGGAGGGCGCGGCGCGGTAA
- a CDS encoding site-specific DNA-methyltransferase, with amino-acid sequence MPATSSRARSLREKTALAWDRIYRMDCIEGMRCLEDGVVDVIVTSPPYNIGKPYARYDDCRPRGEYLDWLERVAVEARRILKDDGSFFLNIGGKPSDPWIPLDVAQRFRSHFVLQNTIHWIKSIAIQKADVGNYDAICGDIAVGHYQPVNSAKYLSQCHEHIFHFTKDGDVPLDKLAIGVSYQDKSNIGRWKRARGDLRERGNTWFVPYTTIRRSRPHPTTFPVKLAEMCIRLHGISPGTTVLDPFMGIGSTAVACVQQQIRFLGFEIDPEYRAIALENVERARGALQSVQER; translated from the coding sequence ATGCCGGCCACGAGCAGCAGAGCCCGGAGCCTTCGAGAGAAGACTGCCCTCGCCTGGGATCGGATCTACCGCATGGACTGCATCGAGGGCATGCGATGCCTGGAGGACGGCGTCGTGGACGTGATCGTCACCTCCCCGCCCTACAACATCGGCAAGCCGTACGCCCGCTACGACGACTGCAGGCCCCGCGGAGAGTATCTCGACTGGCTGGAGCGGGTCGCCGTGGAGGCGAGGCGCATCCTCAAAGACGACGGATCGTTCTTCCTGAACATCGGCGGAAAACCGAGCGATCCCTGGATCCCCCTGGATGTCGCCCAGCGGTTCCGCAGCCACTTCGTGCTGCAGAACACCATCCACTGGATCAAGTCGATCGCCATCCAGAAGGCGGATGTGGGCAACTACGACGCGATCTGCGGGGATATCGCCGTCGGGCACTACCAGCCGGTCAACAGCGCAAAGTATCTCAGCCAGTGCCACGAGCACATCTTCCACTTCACGAAGGACGGCGACGTGCCCCTGGACAAACTTGCCATCGGCGTCAGTTACCAGGACAAGAGCAACATCGGGCGGTGGAAGCGGGCACGGGGGGATCTCCGCGAACGGGGCAACACCTGGTTCGTCCCCTACACCACGATCCGCCGATCCCGTCCTCACCCGACCACCTTTCCCGTGAAGCTCGCGGAGATGTGCATCCGCCTGCACGGGATCTCTCCCGGGACGACGGTCCTGGATCCGTTCATGGGCATCGGAAGCACGGCGGTCGCCTGCGTGCAGCAGCAGATCCGATTCCTCGGCTTCGAGATCGATCCCGAGTACCGCGCGATCGCGCTCGAGAATGTGGAGCGGGCGAG
- a CDS encoding cation-translocating P-type ATPase produces the protein MEPPAGSHAAEKRGDPARKSGYPPSGGGEAETEREHGEFCSCSVCRDRVRPVEEPLERGTLIRFGAAGALLAAGILTGIFAPFSSAALVLLLAAALLGGYGILRTALFSLLRLRFTIDVLIGIAAAGAFLTGNPEEGATVLILYAIAELLEERASGRAQRSIAALVALAPQTAQVRREGREATVPVEAVRVGETVIVRPGDTVPLDGTVSLGASTVEQAPITGESYPVAKAAGDPVFAGTRNLEGYLEVLVAKRGEESTIARVLRLVAEAQRRRSPTEAFIERFSRVYTPAVILLAAALIAIPPLLFGVPILEAFYRALILLVIACPCALAISTPVSMVSGITTAARHGVLIKGRDYLEAIGEARVFVFDKTGTLTTGRLEVTDLLGFSGTPEADLLGIAGSLESRSAHPLAGAILQEVRRRGIPLRDVDAFRSISGRGIQGSIGGTTFLLGNASLFPASDGRTWEAACRRLEGEGKTVVLIGTDSTVLGLIALSDTIREAAAETIAYLRSRGIRTVMLTGDNERIGEAVSRRLGIDECHAGLLPEEKAARVERLMEQYGHVVMVGDGVNDAPALARATVGIAMGAIGSDVAIETADIVILKDQISRVGYLLDLSRRTMRVIRQNVAASILVKFGIAALAFPGLVTLWMAVAFGDMGLSLAVIGNALRIPRSA, from the coding sequence ATGGAGCCGCCCGCGGGGAGTCATGCTGCGGAGAAGAGAGGCGATCCGGCGCGGAAGAGCGGATATCCGCCCTCCGGAGGGGGGGAGGCCGAGACCGAACGCGAGCATGGCGAGTTCTGCTCGTGCTCCGTCTGCCGCGATCGGGTGCGCCCCGTCGAGGAACCGCTGGAGCGGGGAACCCTCATCCGCTTCGGAGCCGCCGGAGCGCTGCTCGCCGCCGGCATCCTGACCGGTATCTTCGCTCCCTTCTCCTCCGCGGCCCTCGTCCTGCTCCTTGCGGCCGCTCTGCTGGGGGGCTACGGGATCCTGCGGACAGCGCTCTTCTCCCTGCTCCGCCTGCGGTTCACCATCGACGTCCTGATCGGCATCGCCGCCGCCGGCGCCTTTCTGACCGGAAACCCCGAGGAAGGCGCGACGGTTCTCATCCTCTACGCGATCGCGGAGCTGCTGGAGGAGCGGGCTTCGGGGCGGGCGCAGCGGTCCATCGCAGCCCTCGTCGCGCTCGCACCGCAGACGGCGCAGGTGCGCCGGGAGGGCCGCGAGGCGACGGTCCCCGTCGAGGCGGTGCGGGTGGGAGAGACGGTGATCGTGCGGCCGGGGGACACGGTGCCTCTCGACGGCACCGTCTCCCTCGGTGCGTCCACGGTCGAACAGGCCCCGATCACGGGGGAGAGCTACCCGGTGGCGAAGGCTGCCGGCGATCCGGTCTTCGCCGGCACGCGCAATCTCGAGGGATATCTGGAGGTGCTCGTTGCGAAGCGGGGGGAGGAGAGCACCATCGCACGGGTGCTCCGCCTGGTTGCCGAAGCCCAGAGGAGGCGCTCCCCGACCGAGGCGTTCATCGAGCGGTTCTCCCGCGTCTATACGCCGGCCGTCATTCTGCTGGCAGCAGCCCTCATCGCGATCCCGCCGCTGCTCTTCGGCGTGCCGATTCTGGAGGCGTTCTACCGCGCCCTGATCCTGCTCGTCATCGCCTGCCCCTGCGCTCTCGCCATCTCCACGCCCGTCTCCATGGTGTCCGGGATCACGACGGCGGCCCGCCACGGCGTGCTCATCAAGGGGCGGGATTACCTGGAGGCGATCGGGGAGGCCCGGGTCTTCGTGTTCGACAAGACGGGGACCCTCACCACGGGGCGGCTGGAGGTGACCGATCTCCTCGGGTTCTCGGGGACGCCGGAGGCAGACCTGCTCGGGATCGCCGGTTCCCTGGAGTCCCGCTCCGCCCACCCGCTGGCAGGGGCGATCCTGCAGGAGGTCCGCAGGCGCGGGATCCCCCTGCGCGACGTCGACGCCTTCCGCTCCATCAGCGGGAGGGGTATTCAGGGGAGCATCGGCGGCACGACGTTTCTCCTCGGCAACGCCTCTCTCTTCCCCGCATCCGATGGACGAACATGGGAAGCCGCATGCCGCCGTCTGGAGGGGGAGGGAAAGACGGTCGTGCTGATCGGCACCGACAGCACGGTGCTGGGGCTGATCGCGCTCTCGGATACCATCAGGGAGGCAGCGGCCGAGACCATCGCGTACCTCCGTTCACGCGGAATCCGGACGGTGATGCTCACGGGCGACAACGAACGGATCGGCGAGGCGGTCAGCCGCAGACTGGGAATCGACGAGTGTCATGCCGGGCTCCTCCCCGAGGAGAAGGCGGCGCGCGTCGAGCGGCTGATGGAGCAGTACGGCCATGTGGTCATGGTCGGGGACGGCGTGAACGATGCACCGGCGCTCGCGCGGGCGACCGTGGGCATCGCGATGGGGGCGATCGGTTCGGATGTCGCGATCGAGACGGCCGACATCGTCATCCTGAAGGATCAGATATCGAGGGTGGGGTACCTGCTGGATCTCTCGCGGAGGACGATGCGGGTGATACGCCAGAACGTCGCCGCGTCGATCCTCGTGAAGTT